The DNA segment ACAGGGCGGTCATCACCGTGTTTCCGGCCACGCAGATCCGGTCCACCGGAGCGGGCAGGGCCATGGTCAGTTCTCGCAGTCGTCGCGACACCACATCTCGGAGCATCCGGGCGTTGTCCGGAGCGGCCAGGGCGAATCCCAGCCGGGACATCACCTCGCTGCCCGCGGCCAACTGCGGATTGAGTTCCCGCCCCTGGACCAGGACGCCTTTGTCGTCCAGGAGTTGCCAATGCAAACTGGTGGTCCCCAGGTCCACGGCCAGGGCCAATGACCCGCTGACGGATCGAGCCAAGGCGATTCCGTTCGATTCGAAAGCACCGGCGGATTCGGCGGCAATTCCGGGAAACGCGAACGGTAGGCGGACCTTCAGTCCGCCTACGGCGTGGCGGCGGCAAGCCAGTCGCCCGCCCTGCTCCAGGACCTCCGGGGACAAGGTCGCCCGCTCGTCCGTCGACGGCTCGGAATCGCCGACCACATACACCAGGCAATGGCCGCACCGCCCCAGACCGCTGCAAAACGGCTTCGTGGGCCAAAGGCCTTCCAGAAACAGAGCTTGGGCCAGGGTCTGTTCCGGAGTGGTCCGGACCAGTCGGGTGCGCCGGAGAGCGTCCTCGACGACAAGCACTTCGGACGCGCCGGATTCGCTCGCCACCGGACTACTTCTGCTCCTGCTTGGCCATGGTCCCTTTCTCGTTGCATTTGGGACACTTTTGGGGCTTGCATCGGCCTTCCTTCTTTTCACCGCACTTGGAACAAATGAATTCCGCCATGGTGGTTCTCCTTGCTGTCGGGGTTGTTGTGGGGAGCAGTAGAAAAAAAGCCAGGGCGAACCGATGTGGTCGCTCTGGCTGCCCAGGGCGGGCACGTAGGCCCGCCCCTACTCCAGTTCGAACGTGACCGGCAGCTCCTGGAAGTACTGGCGCACATGGCTTTCCAGGGAACTGCGATCCATGGTCACGATCCGCCAATTGGCCTGATACCGGCCTGACTGGACCGAGACGCCCAGCAGGTCAATGGTGTCCATGGAGACGTCCAGGCCCCTAAGATGCCGGTCAAAGGCCTGGATATCCCCGGCGGAACGCCATCCCAGGGTGACCAGGGTCACCGCGTCCTCGAAGCCTCCGCGAACCCGGTCCAATCGGAAGTAATTGCCCCACAGGGCGGCCCAGATTCCCGGCAGGTCGCGTCCCGCCGTGGTCCAGACCATGCCCTCATAATCCAGTACGCCTTGCCACCCGCCTTCACTCATTAGCGCCAGACGCAGAATCAGGGAGTCCGAGCCGTCGTCGCGCATGCCGGAGAGCTGCTCCAAGGTTCGGACCACTTCCAGTTGCTCCGGCGCCAGGCCCTGGGGATCGAGTCGGTAGCCGATCTGGTAGTCCCGTGTGTAATATGTGCCCAAAGCCCGCAGGAAATCACGCAACGCCTCCCGATTGACTCGGACATTCAGGTGCAGGACCGCGCCCCATTCCGTGGGCAGGTATTCGTTTTCTTCCCAACCCAGGACGTATTCCTCGGCCCGTGACTCCAAAATCCGCTCCAACGCGGCCCTTCGTCCGTCGCTCAGTTCTCCCCGTAACAGAACTTCCGCCTCCTGAGCCACCCCTTGAGCCAGGGCCTGGCGCAGGGCGGAAGGGCGGGGCTCCGAAACCCCGGCTTCATCGGCTTCCACGAAAATGCGCACGTCTTGCCCGGCCAGTAAGAACGTGGGCAGGCTGGAAATTAGAACGGCCATCAGTGTGGATATGAACCATGTTGTTGGGATGCTGCTTCGCAAGACTTCGTCTCCTCTCTTCATGTGGATCGATATATGTTCGGATCAGCCCGAAGTCCGGACCCAACTTGCGGACCCGCGGCAATGGCTTCCACGAGGCGGACGACCGCGGTCTGGTCCCCGGCCGAGACCCAGTGGACCTCGGGGATGCTGTTGAACCAGGTTTCCTGGCGCTTGGCGTAAGCCCTGGTCCGGAACAGCCACAGGTCCTTGGCTTTTTCAAGGCTGATCTCTCCGCGCAGGTGGGCCAGCAGTTCGCGGCAGCCGATGCCGGAAAAGCCCGGGGCTTCAGGGTTCGGACAACCTTCCCAGGCTCTCTGGATTTCCTGGATCGCCCTCAGCTCCAGCATCACGTCAATGCGGCGGGCCAGGCGGTCATGCAGTTCCGGCCGGGGCAGGCGCAGGCCGATGATGAACAGCTTCAGGCCCTGGGCGGAGCGACCATGGAGATGCCACCAGGACAAGGGACGCCCGGAGGCCTGGAAGACTTCCAGAGCCCGGCAGATTCGCTGCCGGTCCCGAGGGTGAATCCGGATCGCGTAGTCCGGGTCCACGTCGTTCAACCGGGTGTGCAGGGCTTCGGAGCCGCGGGCCGCGCACTCCTGGAGCACCGCTTCGCGCACCTGGGCGGGCACGTCCGGAATATCCGCCAATCCACCGGCCAGGGCGCGCAGATACAACCCCGTGCCTCCTACCAGAACGGGCATGCGGCCGTTCGCCCGACCATTCTCCTGGTCATCCTCCCGGCAGGACGCCACCGCTTTCCGGGCCGTGTCCATGAACCTGCCTGCGGATATGGTTTCATCCATGGCCAGGAACCCGTAGAGCAGATGCGGGCATTGGGCTTGCTCCACAGCGTCCGGTTGGGCGGTGATGATCGGCACGTCCCGGTAGACTTGGCGCGAATCCGCATTGATCACGGTCACTGGAAAACGCCGGGCCAATGTCAGGACCGCGGACGTCTTGCCGGTCCCGGTGGCCCCCACCAGGCAGACTATGGGAGTAGTCTGGCCGTCTGGAGATTGACTGCCTGAAACCTGGGCTTTTGGCTGTGGGGCTTGGGCCAAGGGGTGTTCCCGTTCAGTCCTTGCTCGTCCCATACTTTTGATACAGGCGGTGCAGCACGGGTTCCGGCACCAGACCCTGGACGTCTCCGTGCAGCTTGGCCGCTTCCTTGATGATCGTGGAGCTGATGTACAACCATTTATAGTCTGTCATCAAAAACATGGTCTGCAAGCCGCGGTTCAGGCGGCGATTCATCAAGGCCATCTGGAATTCGTATTCAAAGTCCGAAGTCGCCCGCAACCCGCGCAGAATTACGCTGCCGCCGCGATCTCGGACATAATCCACCAGCAACCCCTCGAACCCTTCGGCGATGACTCGCGGCTCTGGCGCGAAGACTTCCCTGATCATTTCCAGGCGCTCTTCCAAGGAGAACAGCGGGGTCTTGGGCGTGTCCCAGGCCACGGCCACGA comes from the Desulfonatronum sp. SC1 genome and includes:
- a CDS encoding RCKP-type rubredoxin-like domain-containing protein translates to MAEFICSKCGEKKEGRCKPQKCPKCNEKGTMAKQEQK
- the miaA gene encoding tRNA (adenosine(37)-N6)-dimethylallyltransferase MiaA, translated to MAQAPQPKAQVSGSQSPDGQTTPIVCLVGATGTGKTSAVLTLARRFPVTVINADSRQVYRDVPIITAQPDAVEQAQCPHLLYGFLAMDETISAGRFMDTARKAVASCREDDQENGRANGRMPVLVGGTGLYLRALAGGLADIPDVPAQVREAVLQECAARGSEALHTRLNDVDPDYAIRIHPRDRQRICRALEVFQASGRPLSWWHLHGRSAQGLKLFIIGLRLPRPELHDRLARRIDVMLELRAIQEIQRAWEGCPNPEAPGFSGIGCRELLAHLRGEISLEKAKDLWLFRTRAYAKRQETWFNSIPEVHWVSAGDQTAVVRLVEAIAAGPQVGSGLRADPNIYRST
- the coaD gene encoding pantetheine-phosphate adenylyltransferase, which codes for MDKNFCKKRIAVYPGTFDPLTNGHVSLIRRGLEVFDQIIVAVAWDTPKTPLFSLEERLEMIREVFAPEPRVIAEGFEGLLVDYVRDRGGSVILRGLRATSDFEYEFQMALMNRRLNRGLQTMFLMTDYKWLYISSTIIKEAAKLHGDVQGLVPEPVLHRLYQKYGTSKD